ctcagtgttcattgcagcactgtttacaatagctgggatgtggaagcaacctagatgtacatcagcagatgaatggataaggatgtgtggtacatatacacaatgaaatattactcaactgtaaaaaagaacgcatttgagtcagttctaatgaggtggatgaaactggagtctattatagaAAGTGAAGtaagaaggagaaacagaaagagaaacaccaatacagtatattaacacatatatatggaatttagaaagacagtaatgacgactctatatgcaagacagcaaaagagacagatgcaAGGAACAGACTTTTCGacatgtgggagaaggcaagggtgagaCAATTTGAGACAGCATgtatattgaaacatgtatattaccatatgtaaaacaggtgaccagtgcaagttcagtgcatgaagcagggcactcaaagctggtgttttgggacaacccagagggatggggtggggagggaagtgggttgggggttcaggatggggagacacatgtacacctgtggctgattcatgttgatgtatggcaaaacgcaccacaatattgtaaagtaattagcatccaaagaaaataaataaaatttttttaaaacagcaaattaATTCTGAAGAATGAattagtgagctggaagatagaataatggaaatcacccaatcacAGTTAGCAGACAAAaggacaaatgaaaagaaaaaataaaaccaacatatTTGACCTATGGGATGCcaatttaggagaaggcaatggcaacccactccagtgttcttgcctgaaaaatcccatggacggaggagcctggtaggctgcagtacatggggttgctaagagtcgggcacgactgagcaacttcactttcacttttcactttcatgcattggaggaggaaatggcaacccactccagtgttcttgcctggagaatcccagagacgggaagcctggtgggctgccatctatggggtcatacagagttggacacgacagaagcaacttagcagcagcagcagcagatgccagTTTACACATAATAGGGATTCctgagggagaagaaagagataaGGGGattgaaaaatcatttgaaaaaattattgcTGAAAACTTGCTAAATCGAAAGGGGGAAAATATCTAGGTACAggaagtaagttcagttcagtcgctcagttgtgtccgacctttgagaccctatgaattgcagcacaccaggcctccctgtccatcaccaactcctagagttcactcaaactcaatgttcgtcgagtcagtgatgccatccagtcatctcatcctctgttgtccccttctcctcctgcccccaatccctcccagcatcagggtcttttccaataagtcaactcttcgcatgaggtggccaaagtactggagtttcagctttagcatcattccttccaaagaacacccaggactgatctcctttagaatggactggttggatctccttgcagtccaagggactctcaagagtcttctccaacaccacagttcaaaagcatcagttcttcagtactcagctttcttcacagtccaactcacatccatacagactggaaaaaccatagccttgactagatggacctttgttggcaaagtaatgtctctgcttttgaatatgctgtctaggttggtcataactttccttccaaggagtaagtgtcttttaacttcatggctgcagtcaccatctgcagtgattttggagccccccaaaataaagtctgacactgttttcactgtttccccatctatttcccatgaagtgatgggaccagatgccatgatcttagttttctgaatgttgagctttaagccaacacaGGAAGTAAAGAtggtcccaaacaagatgaacccaaatagACCTGGGTCAAGACACATCATGATTAAAATGACAGAAGTTAAAGAGAGGATTCTaaagacagcaagagaaaaacactcATTTATAAGGGATTCCAAGTAAGGCTGTTAgctgatttctctacagaaacTTTGCACATCAGAAGGAAGTAGCACAGTACAGTCAGTCCTGAAAGTAAAAAGCCTGCAACCTACGATACTCAgcccagcaagattatcatttagaaggagagataaagaatttctcagataAGCAAAAAACTAGAAGAATTAAGCAATACTAAATAGcttcgatgaaagtgaaagaggagagtgaaaaagttgacttaaagctcaacattcagaaaacgaagatcatggcatctggtcccatcacttcatgggaaatagatggggaaacagtggaaacagtgtcagactttatttttttgggctccaaaatcactgcagatggtgactgcagccatgaaattaaaagacgcttactccttggaaggaaagctatgaccaacctagatagcatattcaaaagcagagacattactttgccaacaaaggtccgtctagtcaaggctatggtttttccagtagtcctgtatggatgtgagagttggactgtgaagaaggctgagcgccgaataattgatgcttttgaactgtggtgttggagaagactcttgagagtcccttggactgcaaggagatccaaccagtccattctaaaggagatcagtcctgggtgttctttgaaaggaatgatgctaaagctgaaactccagtactttggccacctcatgcaaagagttgactcattggaaaagaccctgatgctgggagggattgggggcaggaggagaaggggacaacagaggatgagatggctggatggcatcactgactagatggacgtgagtttgggtgaactctgggagatggtgttggacagggaggcctggtgtgctgcaattcattggtttgcaaagagtcggacacaactgagcaactgaactgaactgaaacctattctaaaggaaatactGGAAGGTCTTCTCTGAATAGAAAAAAGCAAGTGTCTAtagggaaggagaaaaatcacaataggaaaggcaaatatataaaaggatTGAAGCTCACTTAAGCTAGTACATGTGTTTTGAAAagcaggatgcttggggctggtgcactgggatgacccagagggatggtatggggagggaggtgggaagggggttcaggaatgggaacacgtgtacacccatggcggattcatgttgatgtatggcaaaaccaatacaataatgtaaagtaattagcctccaattaaaataaataaatattaaaaaaaatatggataccaaggggatagggtggggtgggatgaattgggagattggaattgacatgtatatactattgatactatgctgaaagatcccctggaataggatatggcaacccactccagtattcttgcatggaaaattccagggacagaggagcctagcaagctactgggtcacaaagagttggatatgactgaacgactgagcacacacacacacacacacataaaatagataactaatgagaacgtactgtatagcacaggaaagtcGATGCAATGCTCTGTTGTGacctaaacaggaaggaaattaaaaaaaaaaaatgtggatatAGGTATATGAATGGTTGATTAACTTTGctatgcagcagaaactaacacaacattgtaaaccaactatgctgctgctaagtcacgtcagtcgtgtccgactctgtgtgaccccatagatggcagcccaccaggctcccatcccagggattctccaggcaacaatactggagtgggttgccattttcttctccagtgcatgaaagtgaaaagtcaaagtgaagtcgctcagtcgagtccaactcttcgcgaccccatggactgtagcctaccaggctcctccgtccatggaatttcccaggcaagaacactggagtgggttgccattgccttctcctactatactccaataaaaattaattttaaaatgtcaaaaaaaaaaaagaaaagcaataaaattttttgtgaaaatgattataactATAATAAACAGCAAAAGGATAAACAAAGTGTAAAAATAgcatataaaaatcataaaatggagagaagtaagaaaatgtagatcttttagaatgtgtttgagcCAATATGACTACCAGTGTAAAACAAGTAGATATAGTAATGAGTTAACATATTTGAAAACTAGGGTAACCACAAGTCAAAAGCATAGATTCACataaaccaaaaagaaaactcaacCCTAATACAGTAGGGAAccgcaaaagaaaaaacaaggaattccctggcattccaTTGGTTTGGACTCTGTTCTTTCATTGCCAGGGCTTGAGTTcattccttggtcagggaactaagatcccacatgtcatgcagtatgccccctcccaaaaaaaaattgctttcaatATTagtggactaaatgctccaatcaaatgACACAGAGTGGCAGACTAGATAATAAAAGAAGATGCTGCCTACAGGAGACCAACCTTAGGGTGAAGGACACACATAGGTTGAAAGTGAGGGAATGGAAAaaggtatttcatgcaaatagaaatgaCAGGAAAGCAGGGGTGACAATACTTATATCaagcaaaatagactttaaaacaaaacccataaagaaagataaagaaggacactgtATATTGATAAAAGGGTCAATACAAGAAGATACTATACTCActaacatatatgcacccaatataggagtaCCTAaaacaaatgctggcaagaaaaaagaaaaattgataggaatatattaatagtaagagACTTTAAAATCCCACtgacaccaatggacagatcttccagacagaaaaatcaataaggTAACAGAGATCCTAAATGACACAATACAACAATTATACTTAACTGATGTACTCAGGACATTAcattccaccccccccccaaaaaaaaaaatggaaaataaattcttttcaagAGCACATGGagcattctctaggatagactaCATATAGGACACAAAACAAGCCTTCACAAATTTTAAAGAGCATAaataatttcaagcatcttttctgaccacaggagcataaaattagaaattaaccacagaaagagaagtgaaaacaaggttacatggaaactaaacaacatgctactaaaaaaccAGTGGGTCCATGATGaaatggagagatttttttttttaattacctcaaaataaatgacagtgaaaacacaaCTAGCTTTTCATGAAGATGGTGCCGAAGGCGAAGAAGGAAGCCCCTGCCCCTCCTAAAGCTGAAGGCAAAGCAAAGGCTTTGAAGGCCAAGAAAGCAGTGTTGAAATGTGTCCACagccacaagaaaaagaagatccAGACATCACCCACCTTCTGGCGGCCCAGAACACTGCGGCTCAGGAGGCAGCCCAAATATCCTCGGAAGAGCGCCCCTAGGAGAAACAAACTTGACCACTATGCCATCATCAAACTCCCCCTCACCACCAAGTCAGCcatgaagaaaatagaagacaaCAACACACTGGTATCCACTGCAGATGTCAAGGCCAACAAGCACCAAATTAAACATGCTGTGAAGAAGCTCTATGACACTGACATGGTTAAGTTCAATGCTCTGATCAGGCCTGATGGAGAGAAGAAGGCATATGTTTGACTGGCTCCTGACTATGATGTTTTGGATGTTGCCAACAAAATTGGGATCATCTAAACTGAGTCCAGCTGGCTAATtccaaatataaaagttttaactatgaaaaaaataaaaaaagaagaaaacacaactagacaaaaagaagatgtggtacatgtgtacaatggaatattactcagctataaaaaagaatgaaataatgccgtctacagcaacatggagggacttagagattgccatactgaatgaaataagtcagataaagaaagacagatattatatgaagtcagatagaaaaagacaagtatcattgcttatatgtggaatctttaaaaatggtacaaatgaacttttttacagaacaggggatcttcctggctcagagatcgaacccgtgtctcttacatctctcacattggcaggcaggttctttaccactagcaccacctgggaagcccctgtgtatTTATCAAAGAGGGGCTGTTAGGAGGAGTCCTGTGTTGTTGGATTAGAATTGCTAACATCAGCATGAACTCTCAGTTTTCAACagaaatacatgcatatataaatatggatGTAaatgtgtggtgtatgtgtgtgtgtatgtgtgtatatattgtaTGCATTCTTTAGTTCTATCCACTGAGAATGCCTGCAGGCAGCAACTCTTTAACAGTAGTGACCACATCTAGCATCGGGACTTGGTTCTAAATATCATGTTTCACCATAAACACCAGAACTTATTAGATCTAATTATGAGGAAGCAGACACACCCAAATTGAGGAAatgttctacaaaataactggtcTGTACTCTTCAATATCAAGGAAGGACTGAGGAACTTGTTctaaagtgaaataaatgagaagaCAACTAAAACAAAGTGTGTGATTCTGAACATTGTATAGTATGATTTTACCATAAGGAACATTGAGATAATCAGTGGAATTTGTGTGAGGTCtgaggaatcagatcagatcagatcagttgctcagtcgtgtccgactctttgcgagcccatgaatcgcagcaccccaggccaccctgtccatcaccaactcccggagttcacttagactcacgtccatcgagtcagtgacgccatccagccatctcatcctctgttgtccccttctcctcttgcccccaatccctcccagcatcagagtcttttccaatgagtcaactcttcgcatgaggtggccaaagtactggagtttcagctttagcatcattccttccaaagaaa
This portion of the Bubalus bubalis isolate 160015118507 breed Murrah chromosome 3, NDDB_SH_1, whole genome shotgun sequence genome encodes:
- the LOC112583950 gene encoding 60S ribosomal protein L23a-like, which translates into the protein MKMVPKAKKEAPAPPKAEGKAKALKAKKAVLKCVHSHKKKKIQTSPTFWRPRTLRLRRQPKYPRKSAPRRNKLDHYAIIKLPLTTKSAMKKIEDNNTLVSTADVKANKHQIKHAVKKLYDTDMVKFNALIRPDGEKKAYV